A part of Aegilops tauschii subsp. strangulata cultivar AL8/78 chromosome 2, Aet v6.0, whole genome shotgun sequence genomic DNA contains:
- the LOC109775719 gene encoding formin-like protein 13 — MGTTRLGARAVLALVLCELLLLLSPSAVADDGGLPRRSLHQPFFPIGWSPPPPASADAAAPPPPAASAAATSSPARSAPSVTNIVAIALTAGLVALAVVSYSCVLLWRRVAEGAEDDRAAAKPAGALAARIPSDAGSSARHQASPPPSSTASDAIYLDPLTAVMEVRHHRSSPDLRPLQLQKQPSPDLRPLPPLKRLGTQPTPPPAATPPMTGTEYTSSDEDQATFYTARKTNMSSFSRSTSQRSTILEHAVPPPVAPPPAPAPVPVPVPPPPAPAPAALPPQANRLRPPRPPPLPRQRLLRPMPAESPPPAALANLALTSPPEASVLNREAESSDVQPGGSTRPPSLKPLHWDKLRAISGRTTVWDQVKNSDSFRVDEAAMENLFPQNSTAAAAGNSGQAAARGGQHSRLLDPKRLQNVAIMLKALNVTADEVIGALVHGNLEDKPELYETLAKMAPTKEEELKLKDYSGDLSKIDPAERFLKDVLNVPFAFKRVDAMLYRANFDAEVNYLRKSFGTMEAACSDLRSSNLFLKLLDAVLKTGNRMNDGTNRGEARAFKLDTLLKLADIKSTDGKTTLLHFVVQEIIRSEGFDSDQPETNNPGTGSASKERFKKDGLKVLAGLSSELSNVRKAATLEMDTLSGNLLRLATDLEKVRLVLQLRETCARQESSGAGFFESMDGFLGRAQAEIGSMKMAERSALQRVKETTQYFHGDGNMEEPSQPLRVFMVVTEFLLILDRVCRDVGRTPERVMMGSGKSFRVSAGTSVPPRRYETRPLSSSDEDSSSS; from the exons ATGGGAACAACGAGGCTGGGTGCGCGCGCGGTGCTCGCTCTGGTGCTCTgcgagctgctgctgctgctgtcgcCGTCGGCGGTGGCCGACGACGGCGGTCTGCCGCGGCGGTCGCTGCACCAGCCCTTCTTCCCGATCGGctggtccccgccgccgccggcgtctGCGGATgcggccgcgccgccgccgccggctgcTTCGGCGGCCGCGACCTCGAGCCCCGCGCGGTCCGCGCCCAGCGTCACCAACATCGTCGCGATCGCGCTCACCGCGGGCCTCGTCGCGCTGGCGGTCGTCTCCTACTCCTGCGTCCTCCTGTGGCGCCGCGTCGCCGAAGGCGCGGAGGACGACCGCGCCGCCGCGAAGCCGGCGGGGGCACTTGCCGCGAGAATTCCGAGTGATGCCGGGAGCAGCGCCCGGCACCAGGCGTCGCCGCCGCCCAGCTCCACGGCGTCGGACGCGATTTACCTGGACCCTCTCACGGCGGTGATGGAGGTGCGCCACCACCGGTCCAGCCCTGACCTGCGCCCTCTCCAGCTGCAGAAGCAGCCGAGCCCTGACCTCCGCCCGCTGCCGCCGCTGAAACGGCTGGGCACGcagccgacgccgccgcccgcggccacGCCGCCTATGACCGGCACGGAGTACACCTCCTCCGACGAGGACCAGGCGACGTTTTACACCGCGCGAAAGACCAACATGTCTTCATTCAGCCGGAGCACGAGCCAGCGCAGCACCATTCTGGAGCACGCAGTGCCGCCGCCCGTGGCGCCTCCACCTGCTCCCGCGCCGGTGCCGGTGCcggtgccgccgccgcccgctccaGCGCCCGCGGCGCTGCCACCGCAAGCGAATCGCCTACGGCCTCCTCGTCCGCCGCCGTTGCCGAGGCAGAGACTGCTGCGGCCGATGCCCGCCGAGTCGCCTCCTCCTGCCGCCCTGGCCAATTTAGCGCTGACCAGTCCCCCTGAAGCCTCTGTCCTAAACAGGGAAGCCGAGAGCTCTGACGTCCAGCCGGGCGGAAGCACCCGGCCGCCCAGCCTGAAACCGCTGCACTGGGACAAGCTCCGGGCCATCTCCGGCCGCACCACAGTCTGGGACCAGGTCAAGAATTCCGACTCATTCCG CGTGGATGAGGCGGCAATGGAGAACTTGTTCCCCCAAAacagcaccgccgccgccgcggggaATTCCGGTCAGGCGGCAGCAAGAGGAGGGCAGcacagccggctgctcgacccaAAGAGGCTGCAGAACGTGGCTATCATGCTAAAGGCGCTCAATGTGACCGCGGACGAGGTGATCGGAGCACTCGTGCACG GAAATCTGGAAGACAAGCCTGAGTTGTATGAAACACTAGCTAAGATGGCACCAACGAAAGAAGAAGAGTTAAAGCTGAAAGATTACAGCGGTGATTTATCAAAAATTGATCCAGCAGAGCGCTTTCTAAAAGACGTTCTCAATGTTCCTTTTGCCTTCAAGAGAGTGGATGCAATGCTTTACAGAGCAAACTTTGATGCTGAAGTGAATTATTTAAGGAAATCTTTTGGAACTATGGAG GCAGCTTGTTCAGACCTAAGAAGCAGCAATCTGTTCTTGAAGTTGCTGGATGCGGTTCTCAAGACTGGGAACCGCATGAACGACGGCACCAACCGAGGCGAGGCGAGGGCCTTCAAACTCGACACGCTTCTAAAGCTCGCCGACATCAAGTCAACCGACGGCAAAACGACACTGCTCCACTTCGTGGTTCAAGAGATCATCCGGTCAGAAGGCTTCGACTCCGACCAACCAGAAACCAACAATCCTGGGACTGGCAGTGCCAGCAAAGAACGGTTCAAGAAGGACGGCCTGAAAGTGCTGGCAGGGCTCAGCAGCGAGCTCTCAAACGTGAGGAAGGCGGCCACGCTGGAGATGGACACGCTGAGCGGCAACCTGCTGAGGCTCGCGACCGACCTGGAGAAAGTGAGGCTGGTCTTGCAGCTCAGGGAGACGTGTGCCCGTCAGGAAAGCTCGGGCGCGGGGTTCTTCGAGTCGATGGATGGTTTTCTTGGAAGGGCGCAGGCGGAGATCGGGAGCATGAAGATGGCAGAGAGGAGCGCGTTGCAGCGTGTGAAGGAGACCACGCAGTACTTCCATGGCGATGGCAACATGGAGGAGCCTTCTCAGCCTCTGAGGGTGTTCATGGTGGTGACAGAGTTCCTGTTGATACTGGACCGCGTGTGCCGGGACGTCGGCAGGACGCCGGAGAGGGTGATGATGGGGTCCGGTAAGTCGTTCCGCGTCAGCGCCGGCACCTCGGTGCCGCCTCGCCGGTATGAGACGCGGCCGCTTAGCTCGTCGGACGAGGACAGCTCGTCGTCGTAG
- the LOC141040831 gene encoding uncharacterized protein, which translates to MDMHGAAPKACSDNKWRHPCEGKVKLNSDVAFHAESGESHAGAVARDHRGQVIFSLSKRLVRCSTVEEAEASALMARLRSLSDLYRGPIIVETDCMAVANCLQPGVANLSACYHVIVDTRRELENFSEAQIMHINWNQNILAHHLAARARCKADMLMVEGLPEDLDAVLAADVLVG; encoded by the coding sequence ATGGACATGCATGGGGCGGCTCCCAAGGCATGCAGCGATAACAAGTGGCGCCACCCGTGCGAAGGGAAAGTTAAGTTAAATTCTGATGTGGCTTTCCACGCGGAAAGCGGCGAATCCCATGCTGGCGCGGTTGCACGAGACCATAGGGGACAAGTCATCTTCTCACTGTCTAAGAGATTAGTCAGATGTTCGACAGTGGAAGAGGCAGAAGCATCTGCCCTGATGGCCAGGCTGCGCTCACTGTCAGATCTATATAGGGGCCCCATAATCGTGGAAACAGACTGCATGGCAGTTGCAAATTGTTTGCAACCGGGTGTTGCCAATCTATCCGCCTGCTATCATGTTATTGTTGACACCAGGAGAGAACTGGAGAATTTCAGCGAGGCACAAATCATGCACATCAACTGGAATCAGAACATCCTAGCCCACCACCTGGCTGCCCGGGCAAGATGCAAGGCGGACATGCTGATGGTGGAGGGTTTACCTGAAGACCTGGATGCAGTGTTAGCTGCCGATGTTTTGGTTGGCTGA